A DNA window from Bradyrhizobium sp. CCBAU 53421 contains the following coding sequences:
- the fabF gene encoding beta-ketoacyl-ACP synthase II has translation MRRVVVTGLGMLTPLGCGVDATWARILAGDSGGKKIDTFEVSDLPSQVACYIPRGDGTGGTFNPDQWMEPKDQRKVDDFIVYAMCAAKQALDDANWHPKSDEDQHATGTMIGSGIGGLTGIAETAVLLKERGPRRVSPFFIPGRLINLASGYVSIEHGLKGPNHAVVTACSTGAHAVGDAARLIALGDAEVMVAGGAESPISRIGIAGFCAARALSTGFNDTPTKASRPYDKDRDGFVMGEGAGVLVLEEYEHAKRRGAKIYAEVTGYGLSGDAFHITSPPPDGNGGFRSMSMALKRAGLAASDLDYINAHGTSTQVGDEIELGAVERLLGNAASKVSMSSTKSATGHLLGAAGAIEAIFAILAIRDNVVPPTINLDNPSVQTAIDLVPHTSRKRDVNVALSNSFGFGGTNASVIVQRVTN, from the coding sequence ATGAGACGAGTTGTCGTCACGGGGCTGGGCATGCTTACACCGCTCGGCTGCGGCGTTGACGCAACTTGGGCGCGCATCCTGGCCGGAGACAGCGGCGGCAAGAAGATCGACACTTTCGAGGTGTCCGACCTGCCGAGCCAGGTCGCCTGCTACATTCCGCGCGGCGACGGCACTGGCGGCACCTTCAATCCCGATCAGTGGATGGAGCCGAAGGACCAGCGCAAGGTCGATGACTTCATCGTCTACGCGATGTGCGCGGCCAAGCAGGCGCTCGACGATGCCAACTGGCATCCGAAGTCCGACGAGGACCAGCACGCGACCGGCACGATGATCGGCTCCGGCATCGGCGGCCTCACGGGCATTGCCGAAACCGCGGTGCTCCTGAAGGAGCGCGGGCCGCGCAGGGTCTCTCCCTTCTTCATTCCGGGACGCCTGATCAATCTGGCGTCCGGCTACGTCTCGATCGAGCACGGCCTGAAGGGCCCCAATCATGCCGTCGTCACGGCGTGCTCGACCGGCGCGCATGCGGTCGGCGATGCGGCGCGGCTGATCGCGCTCGGCGACGCCGAGGTGATGGTCGCGGGTGGCGCCGAATCGCCGATTTCCCGCATCGGCATCGCCGGCTTCTGTGCGGCGCGTGCGCTGTCGACCGGCTTCAACGACACCCCGACAAAGGCATCGCGGCCCTACGACAAGGATCGCGACGGCTTCGTGATGGGCGAGGGCGCCGGCGTCCTCGTGCTCGAGGAATACGAGCATGCCAAGCGGCGCGGCGCGAAGATCTACGCCGAGGTCACCGGCTACGGCCTCTCGGGCGATGCCTTCCACATCACCTCGCCGCCGCCGGACGGCAATGGCGGCTTCCGCAGCATGAGCATGGCGTTGAAGCGCGCCGGCCTCGCGGCATCCGATCTCGACTACATCAATGCGCACGGCACTTCGACGCAGGTCGGCGACGAGATCGAGCTCGGCGCGGTCGAGCGTCTGCTCGGCAATGCGGCTTCGAAGGTGTCGATGTCGTCGACCAAGTCCGCGACCGGACACCTGCTCGGCGCGGCCGGTGCGATCGAGGCGATCTTCGCGATTCTGGCGATTCGCGATAACGTGGTGCCGCCGACCATCAATCTCGACAATCCGTCGGTGCAAACGGCGATCGATCTCGTGCCGCATACGTCGCGCAAGCGTGACGTCAATGTGGCGCTGTCCAATTCCTTCGGTTTCGGCGGCACCAACGCCTCCGTGATCGTGCAGCGCGTGACCAATTAG
- a CDS encoding acyl carrier protein, with the protein MSEIGERVKKIVVEHLGVEPEKVVDSASFIDDLGADSLDTVELVMAFEEEFGCEIPDDAAETILTVGDATKFLEKNAKS; encoded by the coding sequence ATGAGTGAGATTGGCGAGCGGGTTAAGAAGATTGTGGTCGAGCACCTTGGTGTCGAACCCGAGAAGGTGGTCGATAGCGCGAGCTTCATCGATGACCTCGGCGCCGACAGCCTCGACACGGTCGAGCTCGTGATGGCTTTCGAAGAAGAATTCGGTTGCGAAATTCCCGACGACGCGGCGGAGACGATCCTGACCGTGGGCGACGCGACCAAGTTTCTTGAGAAGAACGCGAAGAGCTGA
- the fabG gene encoding 3-oxoacyl-[acyl-carrier-protein] reductase — protein sequence MFDLTGKTALVTGATGGIGGAIAQALHAQGATVAISGTRREVLDGFAAKLGERVHVLPCNLSSKDDVEALVPAAEAAMGQVDILIANAGITRDNLFVQLRDEDWDDVIAVNLTATFRLARAATKLMMRKRFGRIIAITSIVGVTGNPGQGNYTASKAGIIGLIKTLGAEYAKRGVTANCIAPGFIKTPMTDALNDKQRETILAKVPAARLGTPEDIAAAAVYLASNEAAYVTGQTIHVNGGMAMI from the coding sequence ATGTTTGATCTGACTGGCAAGACGGCGCTCGTCACGGGCGCAACCGGCGGCATCGGCGGCGCGATCGCGCAGGCGCTGCATGCGCAGGGCGCGACGGTGGCGATCTCGGGAACGCGGCGCGAGGTGCTGGACGGCTTCGCGGCCAAGCTCGGCGAGCGCGTTCACGTGCTGCCGTGCAATCTCTCCAGCAAGGATGACGTCGAGGCGCTGGTGCCGGCGGCGGAAGCCGCGATGGGGCAGGTCGACATCCTGATCGCGAACGCCGGCATCACCCGCGACAATTTGTTCGTGCAGCTGCGCGACGAGGATTGGGACGACGTGATCGCGGTCAACCTGACCGCGACGTTCCGCCTGGCGCGCGCCGCGACCAAATTGATGATGCGCAAGCGCTTCGGCCGCATCATCGCGATCACCTCGATCGTCGGCGTCACCGGCAATCCGGGGCAGGGCAACTACACCGCCTCGAAGGCCGGCATCATCGGCCTGATCAAGACGCTGGGCGCCGAATACGCCAAGCGCGGCGTGACCGCGAACTGCATCGCGCCGGGCTTCATCAAGACGCCGATGACCGATGCGCTGAACGACAAGCAGCGCGAGACCATCCTGGCGAAGGTTCCTGCGGCGCGGCTCGGAACGCCCGAGGATATCGCTGCGGCGGCCGTCTATCTGGCCTCGAACGAGGCCGCCTACGTCACCGGACAGACGATTCACGTCAATGGCGGGATGGCGATGATTTGA